GTGTGTGTTTGTCAAGATTGAAGAAGGGGCAGGACACACGTACTCTACCTTGTCTGCATGAGTTTCACAAGGTCTGCGTTGATAGGTGGTTCGATGCGTGCCGGAAAACCTGTCCAGTCTGCCGGTTTTCCATTGGAGGAGATGACAATTTTCATATACAGGAAGTGCTCACGGATGAGATGGTGATatggttttcttcttttcacgTAGCTGGTTTCTAGCCTGAGAATTGTAATTAATCTTGGCATTTACACAtgataaataaatgaaacaacGCTTTCATGGATGCACATTCCTGTTGCCTTAATCAAAACAGTACGCCCAAGCTCGAATGTTTGCTATTTCCTCCTGACCGTTGttccactttttttctttttttttcctaaagtGACTTCATTAGAGAAAAACATTAGTACAAGAGTAGACTatattacaaaccatctcatgaGATCATGCTTCTAATACCTAAGGGAGGGTCCTTCCCACTCATTCCCCCCATTCATGATCTCACCATGTTAGGCCTAGACTtttaaaccccccccccccccccccccccaaaaaaaaaaaaaacgtttaaTTTGCAGTGTCAgtagataatatatatgcatatttttgtattttcctacATGGGCAAGAGACATTTAAACAACTAGCTTGTAGATATTTGCCTAGAAACAAAAACCCAGCATGCAAGTACCAGACTGCCCACAATTGGACCCTCAGGTTTGGTATCGGCCGGCATAGGCTGATTTTTATGGCTCTAAGCTTGGGCCAGTTCCCAGATAAAGCACGTTTAACATCCATCCGCTCAAGTTTTTGAAGCCATAGACGCGAGTAGCTGCCAATTCCATGCAATATCAAACATAGGCCGGGTGGAACATGCAATTCGCCCCAGTAATGTGGTTACCAATTGCCAACATCTAACTGTTTTGTTAATGAAAAAACATTATTCTTAGCACAAACACtttgttttgttaaaaagaGCTTGCTTTCCTATTAGCTTTCAAATCGACCCCAAGTCATCACCGTTTTTGTTGTTATTACAGGTCAATGATACTCCTTTAGAATATTAAATGACCAAAAGTCAGTCAATCACTCTTTTTCTTAGTTCTGTCAGATCAAAAAAAGAGTAGTGAAATAGTTGGGTCATGGACACGTTCAACGTTCCACATCCTATCGCCAGTCATTGAAAAAGACGTGAATAATTAACAAGTCTCGCCCAAAACAAGAGCGCCCAGAAAGGTTGATCACAGATAATGTTTACTAGTAAGGCACTTTGGATCCTTTTGAATCCTGGTGAACAAGGCAATTAATGCTATAGAAAATTAAAGCACCAGGAACCCAACAACAGAGGGCATCAGCCAGTGTAATAATATGGTGAAAGAAAAGGTTGTACTAATAAGTCATCCTGAtggaagaagataaagagataAGGAGATGTTGAAAGTGATGGCCATTCGCCAGCCAAGGGAACAAAGAAGTCCGTcctgtctttctttctttcttttattttttgggtttttactTTTTGCATCTTCTTGGGAGCTCCATAAAGTGGTCCTTCCACCCTGCCCTTTATCTTTGCATATAGGAAAAATCAcacaacttaaataaaaaaaggtagaaAGTCAAGCGAAGGAtgcaaacaaacaaattaaacaacGTTCCTTCTTGTTATAGGAATGCAAAATTAGACACCATTTTCATACATCCATTGATCTTTCCAGCTTAAACCACTACAGGATGGAGTAGAGGAACAGCTAGCCAGCAGAAGAAAAGAATTGAAAACCCTTAGATACTACTGATCTCTATTCTCTCTTAGCTAATAAGGGGTCAGCAGCGCTGATGCAAAAGAGAGAGGGACTTGTTAAAAGGAAAGCAAGCACCGAGTGTTCTCAAAATGGAGCCGTTAACGTTCGCTGGAGCGAGTGCTTTTTGCGAAGTTGGGTAGCTGCAGCTAATCTTAACTGCCCAAAAACATGTTCGAGAAAATGATACAATTGATCATACCACTGAACAATTCAATGATCTAACTATAGAAGAAACACAAGTTGATTTCTATCTTTAACACGACCATAatatgaaaacttaaaaaaactaggtattttactttaaaaagaaacaacTTGCCTGAAATGCTTATCATCTAGTACCATAAGATATGATAAGATGACACAAATCTAACGACGAAACAGAAAGTAATAGGAATAGTTTCGATCGtgcacacacactcacacacacacatatctatatatatatatatatatatatgaaactcaCCTGTTCTTGCTGTTTCTTGAGTCTTGCATTCTCTTCCATCAAGTGAGCAACTTCAAGTTCCAACTCGTTTGTGTAGGCCTGCAGGAAGGATTGAAGTAGGAAAAAACAAGCTTTCAGGAAACTAAATGAAACAGAACTATATGGTTCATGAATGTGACATGTATTCAAC
This genomic interval from Juglans microcarpa x Juglans regia isolate MS1-56 chromosome 4D, Jm3101_v1.0, whole genome shotgun sequence contains the following:
- the LOC121260115 gene encoding E3 ubiquitin-protein ligase RNF165-like, which gives rise to MDFRKLVSFLYDFLGPRVQPSLKGFPSSSYRGLKWEDLQKVKEDPPMSPHGSGSSSVELLEVEQCCVCLSRLKKGQDTRTLPCLHEFHKVCVDRWFDACRKTCPVCRFSIGGDDNFHIQEVLTDEMVIWFSSFHVAGF